A segment of the Elaeis guineensis isolate ETL-2024a chromosome 6, EG11, whole genome shotgun sequence genome:
TTGACAAGtcaatggaagttcggaagaatCCTAGACGAATAGGAAGTCTTAATCCTAGTCTTAGTCTTTTAATCTTTTTCCTACTTTGTTTCAAATTCCTTTTGTTGTTAGGTTAGGGCTTTTTCCTATAAATATGGCCTCTTTGGCCAACATTGTAAGCAGATTATTTTCAtgttattgaattaaaaactccAGATGAGAGTTCTTCTTCAATTTTGCCATTTTTCTTTGTTTCATGTgtcttccttctctctttcccCATCTAAATGTGGCTTAGGTTGCATTCTGTTTCTTTGCCTCTTATAGTGGTCCCAAGTAGATTTGACAAGCTGAAAAGAAACCTATGGTGTTATGACTGACATAAGACAAGGGAATGCATCTGAACTTTTGGGATTCTGTAATCTGTGGAGAGGTGGATTGGTTTTGAGATGTTTAGGAAATGTGGAGGTGGTTTTGGAAATTATCAGAGAACTATGATGATGTAATTGATTATGTAAACAAATTTCTGCGATCAGGAGGACAGATGACCTCTCATTGAATGCTTTTTTTTTACCCTCTCTTTTTCCTTCTGGTTATGACTGCTGAAGTATGTCGAACATTTTTTATGCTGTTATTTATGGCTGGGAAGGGGATACTACGAAAATTTGGTTGGACTTGGAGGTCAAGGCTTGCATCATGAAGCATCTCACAATGCTCTTTCCAGAAGCAAATATGGAAGAGGCATTATCAACTTGTTATGGATTGATGGATAGAGACTTGGAGTGGTGATTTTGTTTGACAAGAATCTTAAAAAATGCAGAGAAAAGAGACGTCATAAAGTTTTCAATCTTTTAGTTGGTGGAAGGTTTATCTTCGTGAAGATGAGAGCCAAAAAATATGCAATTGATTGGTTTGATTTGGTGTGATTTCCTCTTTTGTCTTTTGGCTTTATCGATCTTGGTTGATCAGTATGTGCTACTTAAAAGAACATTTGAAATACATGCTGTCTGAAATGCATTTGCTAAATGTAGACTTTATGCCTTAATTGGTCTTTTACTCATGATGATGTGATAGATTGGGCATGGAAGTTTGTGATAAAATGCTTTTTATGGTTGGTGGAGCTCTCTCGTCCTTGTGTTCATGAATGCCACTGAGTCACCCTGAACTAAATAAGATCATGGGAACAGCAGAAAACATAGAAATATCCTTCTATGATGCTCAGATTCAACCACAGAATATGTTCAGCAGTGTTGCTAGCATGCCACAGAATGGGTTGAACAGGCCTTAACAATCATATTTGCTTTTTGCTATCACTTGGCTGTTTCATCTAGAGGACATAGAGAAGGATCCTGCTGTACAATATTCGATAATGAGATTTCATCACCTCCCGTTGTTTTTCTTCCATGTCCTATTTTTTCTATGGATTCATCATGGCATTGTATCCTTTACATTCTATCAATGGGTTTACTCTTTTAAGGTCAGATAGGGATTTACAGTCCTCTGTAAATATCCCTTAAGAGTTTAACCATCAGCAAACTTATGATTCCACTTTCTTGAGGACAATGGTTTTTGTGAAGCCAAGCATAGGAAAGTCATTTTTTGGAAGATTGAAAAATCATTCTATTTGAGTAATCATGAGTTTGAGCATTTGATATGGAACTCATTATAATGAGAATGTCCCTAAGACACTTAAACAGATCCATATGGCTAGTGAATGGAACGGGCTGTGACGTTTTTGCAGTCATCATTGCCTGTATGACATCATGAATAAAAGGTTTGTCTTTTATGTTTTGATAGGAGAAAACTGGAGGGAAGATTATATATGGTAAGGAAGGAGTAATCTTCCTGTTTCGTGGTCGAAACTACAACTGGAGAACCCGCCCCAGATTTCCTCTTATGCTATGGAAACCTGTAACACCAGTGTATCCACGGTTGGTCAAGCGGGTACCAGAGGGATTAACTTTGGAAGAAGCATCTGAGATGCGTAAAAGAGGGCGTGAACTACCACCAATATGCAAACTTGGTAATCTTTTCTCTCTGTCTGCTTTGGTTTGTTTTTATTGCATCATCTTGTGAATAGCATGATGAAGCCTATGTTGTGATAATTATTTTCATATGTGTGATTTGAAAGATACCTCTAATTCTTATACAATGAGGATTTGATATGTATTTTGAACCAAATCCATAATTTACTTGTTAAATTCTTGTTGGGTGGAAGTGGGGCTAAAGTTTTCTTCCTTGTGTGCATCAAACAGCAAAAAATGGTGTTTACTGTAACCTTGTAAAACAAGTTAGAGAAGCATTTGAAGCATGTGAGCTGGTACGGATAAGCTGCAAGGGTCTGAACAAAAGTGATTGTAGGAAAATTGGTGCCAAGCTCAAGGTTGGTaaaatttttggcatgataacaTCCTCTCTGGTTTCAGGTTTGTAATAGTTTCTTGAAATCGGCCTTGCAGGATCTAGTCCCATGTGTCCTACTTTCGTTTGAGTATGAGCATATACTTATGTGGAGAGGGAAAGATTGGAAATCATCTCTTCCACCACTAGAAGACAATCATACAGAAGCTGAAGAAATTCTTGCCAGTGACCCAACAATCACttcatccattatcaatgatccaTTATTGAATGCCCAGGACATCCTGGGTTCAGGTACTGGAAAGAGCTTAAATGAGGAACTCAATATTGAAGTGCCTAGTGAGTCGGCTCTAGATGATAGCAGGGGTATAAGCCAAACTGAGGATCTTTCGAATTTGAAAAATTTGCATGTGCTTGTACCAGCTCATGTAGATCCAACCAACATGACCAGCAAGGCACTTGATTTCTCAACTGAGACTCACCAGGAATCTTCAGTTGTTAATGACCTACGATCACCTGCTTCAGGTGCTGGAAGCAGCTCCGAGGCATGTCTTGAAATACCTTGTCGAAGCATTTCTTTTGAGACAAGTTTGAACACAATAGAAAAAGGTAAGGATACTCCCCATTCAGGAAGAGAAGCTCAGCTATTGGCAGCTTCTTACCAGGGTTGCAACAGGCATGATGACATTAGCGCAGTCACCAATCTAGATGATGGAATGATAGACAGTGATAAGTTGGAAACAAGGGAAGCAGATGGTCCAATATGCCAGGATAATACGAGTTCTAGTGGGGCATGTTTGGAAGGAGTAATGCTTCTTCTGAGGCAGGCTGTTGAGAGTGGTAGGGCAGTTATCTTGGATAATGAGTCTTTGGATGGTAACATAGTTTTTGAGAGATCTGTTGCTCTTGCCAAGATAGCTCCGCCTGGGCCAATCTTCCAGCATAGAGTCAGGAAATCAGCTGTTCAGAGGTCTCAGAAAGACAAGGGTGACAAAATTGAGGAGCAAGGCACAGAAGTTGAAGCTGTTCCTGACTCAGAAAAGAGAATTAATGATAAATTCAACTCTCGGAATCGGAGAAGGGATGATTTCGCAGAGGTTTTGTCAGATGTGGTCCCACATGGAACCTTGCAAGTAGATGAACTTGCAAAGTTGCTGGTTTAATGGTGTCGTAAGGAGAGGTGTTGAATGAATTTCAGTTTTTCATATTTCTGTCTGGTTATTTAGGCATAGGCCACTTGGTGGTTGTATAACAAAGTTATGTGAGGATTTGTTAAATGTTTTCATGAGCCTGTTATCTGCACCTTGTAATGAGAGATGGCAGTATAAACATGCTATGAAACGTTAAGAGCCTGTGAAGTTATTGTCTTAAAGGGCAGAACAGGAACTCAGAGGGTATGATATAACTCATCAGAATGATTAAGAATTTTATGGTCATTGACTTGTAATGAGTTTTCAGTGAAACAATACATCAACTACACATTGCAGAGAGATTAATGCAACAAAAACAATATTTCTCTTCTTCATTGTTACTTTCCCTCTTTGCAAGGAGATCTGTCCAAATTTTTCTACGGAAGACTTTGTTTAATGTCTATTGGTGATGCAGCTTGCACAGACTAGAGAGAATGGTCAAGGAAAGGAATATAGTTCTTTAGAATGAGTGTCGATGCTGTGTATCGACTTCCCTATCTATATCATGACCGCCTACAATCTTCTTCCAGTACCAGTGCTTCTCCCACAGTTGAGACATCTCCTCAATTGGCACTTGCTTtgtctcaggcagaagaaagatgATAAAAAAGGTCATAATGACCATAAGGCAGGCAAAAAGGATGAAGACTCCATATCGGAGGTGGCACAATGAAAGAAGGAAGCATTGTGCTACTGCTGCGGTGAAGAAGAGGTTGACACAAACCACCACGCTTTGTCCTGCTGATCTCGTCTCAAGGGGGAAGATCTCACTCGGAACTAACCAGGAAAGAGGCCCCCATGACCAGCCATATGCCCCTACAAATGCACATATTGCAATCACCAGAAGGACAGCTACGTTTTTGGGAAGCATCTCCCCATGACCAAATGTCAGTGCAAGAGTGACAGCGACAATCACCTGTGGACATCATGATATGCTGGACATAAATAAAAGAGGTAATTTCAACTCATCATTAGTCCATTTGATgggatgaaacttttttttttcctgcttaATTTTGAATCAATAAATTTGAACTTGAACCTTTTTTCCTGACGGATagcacttttttcttccttttcagtgAAGAAGTCATTATAAGATTTATTTGAGAAGCAAGAGTCATGCATATCAGCTAGCCATCTTCCTAGTTGAAATTTCAATAGTTGATCGATGAAGCAAATGCATATGAATTTTCCAAGCGAAGGTGAACTAATTCTGAAATCAACTGAGATTTTCTATAAATTTTAATGTCTCTTAGTTTAGAAACACAGTTTTGCAGAACTGGCAAAAAAAATGGATCTAATGGTAAGATGCTACATAAGAATGCTTGTTATAGAAATAATGCATATCAATTTGCCACAAATTGAATTTACTCTGGAATTGATTGactttaatcttcaattttcttgAACTTCAGTTTAGAAAAGCCAATTTCTAGAACTGGCATACATCATAGATTTAATGGTAATCTTACCATAGAAATAATCATCTGAATGCCACCTTCTATGAATAGTAACCTCCTTCCAAACCTATCAACCACTGCCATTGAGACAAGTGCACCAATCAGTAGCATTGCGCTGGTTATAATAGATGAGTACAGGGAAGCTGCAGACCCAAAACCCAAACTCTGGAAGATTACAGGTGCATAGAACAGTATGGAATTCATGCCAGTGAGTTGCTGGAATGCGGGGATCCCAATCGCTCCAATCACAAGCTGTGGACGGTTCTTGGGTTTCAAGAGGTTCTTGAAAGGGTGTTTCACCGCTCTTGCAGCTTCACTTGCCTCCACCAGGTCCTCAAATTCTGCCTCCACCTTCTTGGTACCCCTTACTTTCTCTAAGATATTCCTTGCTTCATCCAGCCTACCTTGTTCCACAAGGCTGTTTGGAGTCTCAGGAAGGAAAAGACCACCAACGACCATTAGAGTCGCAGGCACCATTGCCAAACCAAGAGATAATCTCCATCCCCATGGGTGGAGCCGCTCTGTGAAGTAGTTGATAACATCGGCAATCAAAATCCCCAAGCAGGTTGCTAGCTGAAATAGTTGGTTGACTGCCCCTCGGATTTTAAATGGTGCTATCTCACAAAGATAGAGTGGAACTGCCTGTTGGCAAAAAGAACTTAGTGATTGCAGAAGCTCTCATTGTTTGCATGTGTACAGGTATGTATTTTTATGTCTGCCTGTCAGGAACAGAACCAGGCATTGTCTGTGTGTAtacatgtatgcatatatattctATTGTTTGTATATGAAAGACCAAGTATAGTTTAGGTTTTAATCAATACTtggaaaataaaaaggaaaagttAGGTGGGAAAAATGAAAAAGCTTGTAACAGAGTGACTGATGAGTTTCTGGCCTGCACCTGATTTCCGAATCCAATGCCAACTCCAAGAAGAATCCTGCCAATGATCAGCATGACAACATTAATGGCTGCTGCATTGATGGCTCCACCAATGAAGAAGCTGGCTCCACCAACCATGATGCTGGCCCTTCTCCCATATTTTCTGGTCACAGGTGAGGCTCCAAAGGTGGAGATGAGGCCAGCAAAATATAGGGAGGATGTGAAGAGAGTAAGCAGCTGGTCATCATATTTGCAGTAGTCAGTTTCATTTAGGTGTTCCTGCTTCCTTCTGTATACACttgggaagaattccttcaagaaATCATCCATGGAAGTTACTCCACCTAGATCAGATAAGTATGTTAGTAAGCTCTGTAGTtcgattttaaatttttgttgttATGTTACCAAACAAGCTGTAGATGATGATGGCTTAACTTTATCTCGAGATTGTTCTCTTGACATTTCAGATGACTGTTATCTTCAGAAAAATCAAGTCTGAGAGTATTAATTCAGGTTTCTATGGTGAAGGATCAGGATTGGCTGAACTTAAAAAGGTCTTCTCAGAGAATTGTTTATAATAATGCAGTTCATTTGATTTCTCCATGGAAATCTTACATTACCTCCAACACAAAAACACCCGGCGTATTGTtgcccccaaaaaaaaaataaaaaatacagacATAACAGAACTACCAAATGGGCTGTAAGAATTTGGGAATTATATTAGGACAAAAAGAGGAAAGGCCAGAAAAACAGGGAAAAGAAAACGTTAGAAACCAATATCTCAAATACCCATCAAAAGCATGTTCATTTAAAACTCAGCAACGTGCCGTCGAGCACATGGAACAAAGATGAAAGCATTCGTAGCAAAACTCACCAGAGACACCAAGATCATATCCAAAAAGGGATCCTCCAAGCGATCCAATGATGCAAGCCAGGATGAAATAACCCGTGATGTTCCCCTCATAAAATTCTGCTCTCTTTCCTGCGTCGCCACCAACAAAGCCACCCCCTGCCATTGCCTTGGACTCCTTCCCACCAAACCTGGCCTCTAGTTTCTACCAAAGATCTTCGTTTTAGAAACATACATTTGGCTCTCGGACAACATTATCCTCTAATGTTCTTCGCTCTCCATTAACACAAGAAATGAGAGGCAGACAAGGTAGTATCTATActccaagagagaaagagagaaacaagaggCAGGGAGAGCGAAAAGTTTGCCAAAAAAGGTGCTGCTCCTCTTACCCAAAAATGTAACCGGATTGGGGAGGAAACCGGATTTTGTGTAGGCTGGTCGACTTTTATGTGCCTAAAATGCCTATTTTACCCTCAGCGGTTCACTGCAAACCGGTTTGCTCTGATCTAACCACgtcctttttttttgggggtttgGGCGTAGCATTACATTTAACCATAACAACAGCAACAACGTTTGCCAAAATAGACACGAGAAGCAGGGAAATTTGAATGGAAGAAAGCTGTTTGGGGGATGGCAGCTAGCTGCATGGCTCGCCCAACAGTCAGCTGCATCATGGAAGCATGAAAGAGAGCTCAACTAACTATGCATATatccataataaaaaaaaaaaaccaaaagaaGTTCCATCAAGGGATGGCAACAAGTCGGATATAGATCAGATTGATCAATATCTATATCTGTCCCGTAAAAATTTCTTATCCATATCTATCTCATATCCATCTCTAGTTGAATCAGATTggataaaaaattcatcatgtaaatattataaaataataataattttgaaaaaaaaatttatattaagatTATATCGGATCACATTCAGAACGGGACATATCATCATTTGAACCCAACCTAAATCTACTTCTGATATCTTATCTAGAATCCATATCTGTCttgaattttaattggattatatAAAATACACCCCATTCGGATTGCATCGGCTGGATATCCAGTGGGTCAGCTGCCATCCCCACTTCCGCATCCACATATTCTCACATGAAGGAATTGACCCAGCTAATACAATTCGGCCTAATGGTCTCACACAATAAAACTAGCTTCAACTATGTTAGCATGAACTGATGTATCGAGGTTCAATTTCACTTGCCCGGGGTTGGGGAACTCCGGACGCCATGGCCTAGCGAAGAACTTGCTGTTGTTCTGGTTAGAATACTTCTTAGAATAAGGCCACTATCACTTCAATCGCTTTCATCCTCATGACCTTAGTTCCGGTTATTTAGAAATATAACAAAAAGAGAGGCTTGTGCTTTCTGAATCTAAATGCATCACCCTGAAGGCATCTATTTCCTCTTCCCTGTTCCATTAGTTACAAACCAGAGCACTGGCTTCATGAAGTTATACTAAAAATCTTTTTTCTGGTCTCCCTCCTAGAAAAAGATTTCCTGTGTTAGTAGCATGCTTCTAATGATGATAGGTGATCGATATTTCAAGTAAAAGTCTTGTGCAATTTTCATGGAATCTTATAATGTTGCAATGGAATCGATAACtacggctctttttttttttttttttttttgatgttgtaTTGGGAGGCTCAGAAAAACAGAGCCACCCAGCTTTATTCAATTAAAAGTCTAGAAACTAACAGCAGAGTGAAAGGAAGTCAAGTAATAGGTAAACATAAGCAGACACTTTTCAGGTGGAGTTATAAGAGCCTCAAAGTGAGCACTAATGATAAGGTACAGCTAGAGAGGAGAGATCCGAACAAGATGTTTGCCGATTAAGGAGGACATGCCAAGAACTTCATTGGTGTATCAGACCGATCAGAAACAGAGACTGTCTTCAAGGATCCAGATTGCGCAGCAAAGAGTAGATTCTTTTGAccttccaattttttttaaaaaaaaccaaTTCACTCGGTTTGCGAAGAGCTGACCAATCcagaaaaaaatttcagagcATCCAATGCTATGACAAGAGGGAATTGTGTCTATTTAGAAATATGTGTGCATTTCTTTCCTTCCAACAAAACCAAGCCAAACTTACTAGAAGGATGAGGATGATGCGACCTGACTTCTTAGAGAAGTTCCTTTCAATCCAATCTGGATAATTACAATTAATATATCTTTCACAATGTGGTGGTTGTTATATATATGGTTGATTGAAATTAATGAGATAGACTCAGTGCTAGTCACTGGCTCGATGGAAAAGGAACCAAAAGGAGGTTTTCAGCACCATGCCATTTAGCTACTCATGCTTCATTTCAGGCAGGTTGGTATGGAGCAGTAACACAGTCATTATGGATGATCAGTCTCTGCCACAGTGATTTAACTCTATAGGAAATCCGCCGCAATATATACATAAGAAATTGTTATTCTCATGACAAGTAGAAAAAGAAACATAAGCGAGGTATATGGAATGGAAGTTGTGAAGGCCTTCAGCAATGAGAGCTAACAAGTAAAGGAAACTCTAGATATTTTGAGTCCTGAGCTTGCCCTTTTGCTATAGTCCGGTTCTATCTGGTGCTGTGAGTAACTCTTCTAGGAAGTGGGACCACTCATGCAATATTAGTGAATGACCAGTCTAAATGTCACAATAGAAACTAGGAAAAACATGTTACTTATACGTTTTATGAACCTGAAAATCTACTAAAAATGGAGGTGAAATTTAAGTTTAAATTCAATGTATATTGAATTAGGTGAGGTCACAATTAATAGGCAGTAGGGAACAACATCAATTAAAGTCTTGCTAGATTTATCCTTATAGTTGAATTGTAGTTTTTCCTATACTTATATGGGGTTTCCCAAAGAAAGATTGGTTCATAGCTGTAGGTTGGCTCCGAAGATTCCACCAAATATAGCAGAGAAGGGCTTAATCTTGTTAGTTCCAGCGAACATTCCAGCTTTCAACATGCTTTCCAAGCAAATTCGACTTGAAGTTGGGGTAATATTTTGTGCAGGCCTACTCTTAGTCGAGTGAAAATAATCAACGTGCAGTGATTAATTGGAACCGCTAAATAAGCAGATCAATGGATCTTTTTTAGTCCATAGACTTACGATTTGCTTAGGGTTCTATTGGCATATGCGTTCTTAACACATGCAAATGGGCCATTTCACATTGGAATAAAAAGATGTAGGTGGGTATTCGATGGTGAACAACAATCCTTTTTTCCCTCCCCGATTTGTGTTTAATAAATAACAATCATTTTTTTCGCTCTTTAGGTGAAttaaccccttttttttttttcggcttAAGAGTAATGATATGATCACACAAGTTTGGTGAAAATTCACATGGTGGCTAATCATTCAACGTACAAATGGTTTTAAGGAAGAGGGCGATTTCCATTAGTTATGTCTTCTCTTTGGTCATTTCTTAATGCCGAGCCAACTTTCACATGTGGTTAATTTCAAAATAGTAACATTTATATTGTTCCTAAAAGTTTGTATCCAAAATAATGTTATTTAAAGTGAAAAACAAAATTTAATAATGTTTAGGTGTGTTGGAAGTTTTGTTTCAATTTCAGCCAGTGTTTGCAttcaaagaagagaggaaggttgAATAAAAGATACAGGGGAGAGAAGGAATCAGCAAAAACGATGAAAAGATGGATCATACAGCTTCTGGACAATTTCAAAATGCAATTAAGTGTTTCAAAAGTACTACATCTTAAATAATAGAGAAGATAGGAACTGAAAAATGATGATcataggccaaaaaaaaaaaaatgatgccaaTGGGCGTTACCAGCTTTGGTTCCAATAAAGGAGACCTGAACTAATTCCTGTCAACCGGACCCTGAACTCGACCATCAAATTGGATTTTGAGATGCTGAAACTCAGGTTGATTATGTGAGACATTTTCAAAATATGGTGTTTTCATATTGGAGGAACTTTCAAATATTCATTTGAGAGATATATGACTTTTATGAGGTTTTCAAAATTGGAGGAAATTTTCAAACTCTCAAATTTTCATCATTCTCATTTGAGAGATGTGTGATTTTTAGTCCCTCGTTGCATAAGAGAAAGCTAGTAAAGGTGCTTATATGTAGACATGATTTCAAAGATCTTGTCTTCTATGTGATTGCTATACATGACCAACCCATGACAGTGGCGCACGCGTGGCGTGGGCAGGGGCAGTGAGATGTA
Coding sequences within it:
- the LOC105047351 gene encoding CRS2-associated factor 1, chloroplastic, which translates into the protein MALKLAAPLPLFLSNPATPSRRPAPSTEVRFSLSKNANAEPFLRRRRSQQEIEDDLRRHGSALKIAEDTAADDPTSSAADDPPPSPAGFRSHGTPFSPSVPGKASKYSKPPLNPKSPSSPSSHPAFRRIARISRAASVSPDRETGISVGDKGIAYRIEGAPFEFQYSYTETPKEKPLALREPPFLPFGPSTMARPWTGRAPLPPSKKKLPEFDSFKLPPPGKKGVKPVQSPGPFLAGSGPKYHAASREEILGEPLTQEEIKELVNSCLKTRRQLNIGRDGLTHNMLDNIHAHWKRRRVCKIKCKGVCTVDMDNVHQQLEEKTGGKIIYGKEGVIFLFRGRNYNWRTRPRFPLMLWKPVTPVYPRLVKRVPEGLTLEEASEMRKRGRELPPICKLAKNGVYCNLVKQVREAFEACELVRISCKGLNKSDCRKIGAKLKDLVPCVLLSFEYEHILMWRGKDWKSSLPPLEDNHTEAEEILASDPTITSSIINDPLLNAQDILGSGTGKSLNEELNIEVPSESALDDSRGISQTEDLSNLKNLHVLVPAHVDPTNMTSKALDFSTETHQESSVVNDLRSPASGAGSSSEACLEIPCRSISFETSLNTIEKGKDTPHSGREAQLLAASYQGCNRHDDISAVTNLDDGMIDSDKLETREADGPICQDNTSSSGACLEGVMLLLRQAVESGRAVILDNESLDGNIVFERSVALAKIAPPGPIFQHRVRKSAVQRSQKDKGDKIEEQGTEVEAVPDSEKRINDKFNSRNRRRDDFAEVLSDVVPHGTLQVDELAKLLV
- the LOC140858449 gene encoding sugar transport protein 14-like; the protein is MAGGGFVGGDAGKRAEFYEGNITGYFILACIIGSLGGSLFGYDLGVSGGVTSMDDFLKEFFPSVYRRKQEHLNETDYCKYDDQLLTLFTSSLYFAGLISTFGASPVTRKYGRRASIMVGGASFFIGGAINAAAINVVMLIIGRILLGVGIGFGNQAVPLYLCEIAPFKIRGAVNQLFQLATCLGILIADVINYFTERLHPWGWRLSLGLAMVPATLMVVGGLFLPETPNSLVEQGRLDEARNILEKVRGTKKVEAEFEDLVEASEAARAVKHPFKNLLKPKNRPQLVIGAIGIPAFQQLTGMNSILFYAPVIFQSLGFGSAASLYSSIITSAMLLIGALVSMAVVDRFGRRLLFIEGGIQMIISMVIVAVTLALTFGHGEMLPKNVAVLLVIAICAFVGAYGWSWGPLSWLVPSEIFPLETRSAGQSVVVCVNLFFTAAVAQCFLLSLCHLRYGVFILFACLMVIMTFFIIFLLPETKQVPIEEMSQLWEKHWYWKKIVGGHDIDREVDTQHRHSF